The Leisingera sp. NJS204 genome has a window encoding:
- a CDS encoding trimethylamine methyltransferase family protein, whose translation MARERRGGGRRGKSSRSGGSIEQLPWQQVKNTYPPFKLLNPDQMDQLHVTSMRILSEVGIRVMGDNVMDIFECAGAIVDRDSKTIRMDESLVMEALKTVPRTFTLTARNRAKQITLGGNNVTFGLVAGPPNVHDCINGRRSGNLTDYQNFIKLAHHFNAIHLIGNQVTAPLELPANNRHLDTYLANLTYSDLSFHCSAIGRGRALDGINMMAITRGQKPEDMKGDPGVITIISVNSPRLFDDAMGDGLIAMAEYGQPVTVTPFTLMGAMTPVTLPAALAQQNAEALFGVVLTQLVNPGTPVMYGSFTSNVDMRSGAPAFGTPENAKANIAGGQLARRYGIPYRTSNANASNAVDLQAAYETMMATWGAVLGGANVIYHAAGWLEGGLTASYEKFIMDVEIIQNMIEFLKPMKFDADELGFDAIQSVPAGGHFFGAGHTMARYETAFYTPMLSDWQNYENWEAAGAKDALSRATGLWQQALRDYAEPPMDPAIKEELEAYAAKRREEIGSGEP comes from the coding sequence ATGGCACGTGAAAGACGCGGCGGCGGACGCCGCGGGAAATCCAGCCGATCCGGCGGCAGTATCGAACAGCTGCCGTGGCAACAGGTGAAAAACACCTATCCGCCGTTTAAGCTGCTGAACCCGGACCAGATGGACCAGCTGCACGTCACCTCGATGCGGATCCTGTCGGAGGTCGGCATCCGGGTGATGGGCGATAATGTCATGGACATCTTCGAGTGTGCAGGCGCCATCGTTGACCGGGACAGCAAGACCATCCGCATGGATGAAAGCCTCGTCATGGAGGCGCTGAAGACGGTGCCGCGCACCTTCACACTGACCGCGCGCAACCGCGCCAAGCAGATCACCCTGGGCGGCAACAACGTGACCTTCGGCCTGGTGGCCGGACCGCCCAATGTGCATGACTGCATCAATGGGCGCCGGTCAGGCAACCTCACTGATTATCAGAACTTCATCAAGCTGGCGCATCACTTCAACGCCATCCACTTGATCGGCAACCAGGTGACCGCGCCGCTGGAGCTGCCCGCCAACAACCGTCATCTGGACACTTATCTGGCCAACCTGACCTATTCGGACCTATCGTTCCACTGTTCCGCCATCGGCCGCGGCCGGGCTCTGGACGGGATCAACATGATGGCGATCACCCGAGGCCAGAAACCGGAAGATATGAAGGGGGATCCGGGCGTCATCACCATCATCTCAGTCAACTCGCCGCGGCTGTTCGACGATGCGATGGGCGACGGGCTGATTGCCATGGCAGAGTACGGCCAGCCGGTGACAGTGACGCCGTTCACCCTGATGGGCGCCATGACCCCGGTGACCTTGCCCGCCGCCTTGGCGCAGCAGAATGCCGAGGCGCTGTTCGGGGTGGTGCTGACCCAGCTGGTCAATCCCGGCACCCCGGTGATGTACGGCTCTTTCACGTCAAACGTCGACATGCGCTCCGGCGCGCCGGCCTTTGGCACGCCGGAAAACGCCAAGGCCAATATCGCCGGCGGCCAGCTGGCGCGGCGCTATGGCATCCCCTACCGGACCTCCAACGCCAATGCCTCCAACGCGGTGGACCTGCAGGCGGCCTATGAAACCATGATGGCCACCTGGGGCGCGGTGCTGGGCGGTGCCAATGTGATCTATCACGCGGCCGGCTGGCTGGAGGGCGGCCTGACCGCGTCTTATGAGAAATTCATTATGGATGTGGAGATCATCCAGAACATGATCGAATTCCTGAAGCCGATGAAATTCGACGCCGATGAGCTGGGCTTTGACGCCATCCAGTCGGTGCCCGCCGGCGGCCATTTCTTTGGCGCCGGGCACACCATGGCACGCTATGAAACCGCGTTCTACACCCCGATGCTGTCGGACTGGCAGAACTACGAGAATTGGGAAGCGGCCGGCGCCAAGGATGCGCTGAGCCGCGCCACCGGCCTCTGGCAGCAGGCGCTGCGGGATTATGCGGAACCGCCGATGGATCCGGCCATCAAGGAAGAGCTGGAGGCCTATGCGGCCAAGCGGCGCGAGGAAATCGGGTCCGGCGAGCCTTGA
- a CDS encoding type II toxin-antitoxin system death-on-curing family toxin, producing the protein MSRFKWVPLAAVIVFHDRQIARHGGAAGMRDKALLEMGCARAMNLAAYSDAGVAEVAAAYAFGIAKAHAFVDGNKRTAFVTAVTFLRLNGYQFRPDPVEGVRMMEDLATGDVDEAAFAEWLTAGMAPI; encoded by the coding sequence GTGAGCCGCTTTAAATGGGTGCCGCTGGCCGCCGTCATAGTTTTTCATGACCGGCAGATCGCCCGCCATGGCGGCGCTGCGGGGATGCGCGACAAGGCACTGCTCGAAATGGGCTGTGCGCGGGCGATGAATTTGGCAGCCTATTCGGACGCGGGAGTGGCCGAGGTTGCCGCGGCTTATGCATTTGGCATCGCCAAGGCGCATGCCTTTGTCGATGGCAACAAGCGCACGGCCTTTGTGACCGCTGTGACCTTTCTGCGCCTCAATGGCTACCAGTTCCGCCCGGACCCGGTGGAGGGCGTGCGGATGATGGAAGACCTCGCCACGGGGGATGTGGATGAGGCTGCATTTGCAGAATGGCTGACAGCGGGAATGGCGCCGATCTGA
- a CDS encoding MmgE/PrpD family protein gives MTATFDRAADFTFGLTPAALPDSTRKAAALMFLDTLGITIGATPMEAGRIARETAVALYGCGEPGLAARMLFDGRRVSVAGAAYAAAAATDNLDGHDGYYPTKGHIGVVVIPAIAALAETVPDFSGPEVLAITTLGYELAGRAALSLHSTVSDYHTSGAWNALGVAAIAARMRGLSRTQLREALGIAEFHGPRSQMMREIANPSMLHDGSGWGAMAGMSSAILAEKGFTGAPAITLEEDRVAEYWQDLGSFWQMEHQYVKPYPICRWAHAPIDALRQVMLEHDLTHEQIARIRINTFHESACLYPGIPSTTSQAQYSLGFAVATQAAYGRIGVEHITGEGLADPLVASIHQRISVAEAARHSVRFPVCRVADVVVTLTDGRVIESGDVHARGGPEAPFSQADVVRKFMEFAAPVLGEARASGIRDAVLGFTSDGSKFSGLGRLIYDAPET, from the coding sequence ATGACCGCCACTTTCGACCGCGCCGCCGACTTCACCTTCGGCCTCACCCCCGCCGCTCTGCCGGACAGCACCCGCAAGGCGGCAGCACTGATGTTCCTCGACACCTTGGGCATCACCATCGGCGCCACCCCGATGGAGGCCGGCCGCATCGCCCGCGAAACCGCCGTGGCGCTTTATGGCTGCGGCGAGCCTGGATTGGCGGCGCGCATGTTGTTCGACGGCCGCAGGGTAAGCGTCGCAGGCGCCGCCTATGCCGCCGCCGCCGCCACCGACAATCTGGACGGCCATGACGGCTATTACCCGACCAAGGGCCACATCGGTGTGGTGGTGATCCCGGCAATTGCGGCGCTGGCAGAAACCGTGCCGGATTTTTCGGGACCGGAGGTGCTGGCGATCACCACACTGGGCTATGAGCTGGCGGGCCGCGCGGCGCTGTCGCTGCACAGCACCGTCAGCGACTACCACACCTCCGGCGCCTGGAACGCCCTGGGGGTTGCAGCCATTGCAGCCCGGATGCGCGGCCTCAGCCGCACCCAGCTGCGCGAGGCGCTGGGGATTGCCGAATTCCACGGCCCGCGCAGTCAGATGATGCGCGAGATCGCCAACCCCTCGATGCTGCATGACGGCTCCGGCTGGGGGGCGATGGCGGGCATGTCCTCGGCAATTCTGGCCGAGAAAGGTTTTACCGGCGCGCCCGCGATCACCCTCGAGGAAGACCGGGTTGCGGAATACTGGCAGGACCTAGGCAGCTTCTGGCAAATGGAGCATCAATACGTGAAGCCCTACCCGATCTGCCGCTGGGCCCATGCGCCGATCGACGCTCTGCGCCAGGTGATGCTGGAGCACGATCTGACCCATGAACAGATCGCCAGGATCCGCATCAACACCTTTCACGAAAGCGCCTGCCTCTATCCCGGCATCCCGTCGACCACCAGCCAGGCGCAGTATTCGCTGGGCTTTGCCGTCGCAACCCAGGCCGCCTATGGCCGGATCGGGGTTGAACATATCACCGGCGAGGGGCTTGCAGATCCGCTGGTGGCCTCGATCCACCAGCGGATTTCGGTCGCCGAGGCCGCGCGCCATTCGGTGCGCTTCCCGGTTTGCCGGGTTGCCGATGTGGTGGTGACGCTAACCGACGGGCGGGTGATAGAGAGCGGCGACGTGCATGCCCGCGGCGGCCCCGAGGCGCCATTCTCGCAGGCGGATGTGGTGCGCAAATTCATGGAATTTGCCGCCCCGGTGCTGGGCGAGGCCCGCGCCAGCGGCATCCGCGATGCGGTGCTGGGGTTCACCAGCGACGGCAGCAAATTCTCCGGTCTGGGCCGTCTGATCTACGATGCGCCGGAAACCTAA
- a CDS encoding GcvT family protein, with amino-acid sequence MKTHAQAVVIGGGLVGCSILYHLAKLGWTDVVLLERDELTAGSTWHAAANIHGLHDNNNVTRVQHYTMNLYKELEKETGQGCGVFQPGSLYLAKTEQREHQLRLQEAKAKYYGLNFHEVSREQAKELHPLAQFDDIRCIMFEPDGGNVDPSGVTMAYAAGARAMGAQIERFCPVTGTEQQPDGSWIVKTDKGDIHTQWVVNAGGLWGREVAAMAGLTLPLQPTEHQYFVTESIDEVANMGRRLPSIADRDGEYYFRQEGNGFLIGAYEKDMRFWAENGTPLDFAHELFPDDLDRIMENVIRATERVPCAETAGVKRVINGPMIWSPDSNAIWGPVPELKNYFCCTGIIPGFSQSGGLGLLAAQWMIEGEPQYDMFAWDLARFGDWADKAFTKSRVEDQYAHRFAIHFPNEERSAGRPARVRPAYEMQQELGCVFGLNCGWEHPLWFSGTPGTKDTNSFNRQNWWEPVGREVSMLRENVGVIDISNFANYVVKGPGAFDWLDKLVANKVPTEAGRSCLTPLISVRGGVAGDFTITKVADDEYMMVGSGMAERYHQRFFNMVELPEGTTFEVATNRIAGFNVAGPKSRDMLQRLTNADLSNENFRFMRSRTIEVAGVECLAIRVSFTGDLGWELHCAEDDQVKLYSALLAAAAEFGGGPVGGRALGSLRIEKGYGSWGREYSQEYWPQEVGLAGLIKLDKDFLHKDAYLKVKDNAPREMLSAFEIDAVNDADASGGEPIFTPEGKPVGRVTSGAYGYSVGKSLALGYANPAVAKPGDEVEVFILGKPHKARILEAAAFDPSGARLRA; translated from the coding sequence ATGAAAACCCATGCACAGGCAGTTGTGATCGGCGGGGGCCTGGTCGGCTGCTCTATCCTCTACCACCTCGCGAAACTTGGCTGGACCGACGTGGTTCTGCTGGAACGCGACGAGCTGACCGCCGGCTCCACCTGGCACGCGGCGGCCAACATCCACGGGCTGCACGACAACAACAACGTGACCCGCGTTCAGCACTACACGATGAATCTTTACAAGGAACTGGAGAAGGAAACCGGCCAGGGCTGCGGCGTGTTCCAGCCCGGCTCGCTGTACCTGGCCAAGACCGAACAGCGCGAGCACCAGTTGCGCCTGCAGGAGGCCAAGGCGAAGTATTATGGCCTGAACTTCCACGAGGTCAGCCGCGAACAGGCCAAGGAGCTGCACCCGCTGGCGCAGTTCGACGATATCCGCTGCATCATGTTCGAACCCGACGGCGGCAACGTGGACCCTTCGGGCGTGACCATGGCCTATGCGGCCGGCGCCCGCGCCATGGGTGCGCAGATCGAACGGTTCTGCCCGGTGACCGGCACCGAACAGCAGCCCGACGGCAGCTGGATCGTGAAGACCGACAAGGGCGACATACATACGCAATGGGTGGTGAACGCAGGTGGTCTTTGGGGCCGAGAGGTGGCGGCGATGGCGGGCCTCACCCTGCCGCTGCAGCCGACCGAACACCAGTATTTTGTGACCGAGTCCATCGACGAAGTGGCAAACATGGGCCGCCGCCTGCCTTCGATCGCGGACCGTGACGGCGAATACTACTTCCGGCAGGAGGGCAACGGCTTCCTGATCGGCGCTTATGAAAAGGACATGCGGTTCTGGGCCGAAAACGGCACGCCCTTGGACTTTGCCCATGAGCTGTTCCCCGACGATCTGGACCGGATCATGGAGAACGTTATCCGCGCCACCGAACGGGTGCCCTGCGCCGAAACAGCCGGCGTCAAGCGCGTGATCAACGGCCCGATGATCTGGTCGCCGGATTCCAACGCAATCTGGGGCCCGGTGCCGGAACTGAAAAACTACTTCTGCTGCACCGGCATTATCCCCGGCTTCTCGCAGTCCGGCGGCCTTGGCCTGCTGGCCGCCCAGTGGATGATCGAGGGCGAGCCGCAATACGACATGTTCGCCTGGGATCTGGCGCGTTTTGGCGACTGGGCCGACAAGGCATTCACCAAATCCCGCGTCGAAGACCAGTATGCACACCGGTTCGCCATTCACTTCCCGAACGAGGAACGCAGCGCCGGCCGTCCGGCCCGTGTGCGCCCCGCATATGAAATGCAGCAGGAACTGGGCTGCGTCTTTGGCCTGAACTGCGGCTGGGAACATCCGCTGTGGTTCTCCGGCACCCCCGGCACCAAGGACACCAACAGCTTCAACCGCCAGAACTGGTGGGAGCCGGTGGGCCGCGAGGTCAGCATGCTGCGCGAAAACGTCGGCGTGATCGACATCTCGAACTTCGCCAACTACGTGGTCAAGGGTCCGGGCGCGTTTGACTGGCTGGACAAGCTGGTCGCCAACAAGGTGCCAACCGAAGCGGGCCGTTCCTGCCTGACCCCGCTGATTTCGGTCCGCGGCGGCGTGGCCGGCGATTTCACCATCACCAAGGTAGCGGATGACGAATACATGATGGTCGGCTCCGGCATGGCGGAACGCTATCACCAGCGCTTTTTCAACATGGTCGAGCTGCCGGAAGGCACCACATTCGAGGTCGCCACCAACCGCATCGCGGGTTTCAACGTGGCCGGTCCGAAATCCCGCGACATGCTGCAGCGGCTGACCAATGCGGATCTGAGCAATGAAAACTTCCGCTTCATGCGCTCGCGCACCATCGAGGTGGCGGGGGTGGAATGCCTGGCAATCCGGGTGTCCTTCACTGGCGATCTGGGCTGGGAACTGCACTGTGCCGAGGACGACCAGGTCAAACTGTACTCTGCCCTGCTGGCAGCTGCCGCAGAGTTCGGCGGCGGCCCGGTTGGCGGCCGCGCGCTGGGGAGCTTACGGATCGAAAAGGGCTATGGCTCCTGGGGCCGCGAGTACAGCCAGGAATACTGGCCGCAGGAGGTGGGCCTGGCCGGTCTCATCAAGCTGGACAAGGATTTCCTCCACAAGGACGCCTATCTGAAGGTCAAGGACAACGCCCCGCGCGAAATGCTGTCCGCCTTCGAGATCGACGCGGTGAACGATGCCGATGCTTCTGGCGGTGAGCCCATTTTCACGCCCGAAGGCAAACCGGTGGGCCGGGTGACGTCTGGTGCCTATGGCTACTCCGTCGGCAAGTCGCTGGCGCTGGGATACGCGAACCCTGCAGTTGCCAAACCCGGTGACGAGGTCGAGGTTTTCATCCTGGGCAAGCCGCATAAGGCGCGTATTCTGGAAGCGGCGGCCTTTGATCCCTCCGGCGCACGGCTGCGGGCCTGA
- a CDS encoding AbrB/MazE/SpoVT family DNA-binding domain-containing protein: MIETKIRKVGNSAVITLTTEMLTMLDAKEGDTLFVVRGDDGSLRVMAHDPSVAEALAAAEIVMDENRDLLQALA, from the coding sequence ATGATTGAGACCAAGATCAGGAAAGTCGGAAACTCTGCCGTCATCACGCTGACGACGGAGATGCTGACGATGCTGGACGCCAAGGAAGGCGATACGCTGTTTGTGGTGCGCGGCGATGATGGCAGCCTGCGGGTGATGGCGCATGATCCCTCGGTGGCCGAGGCGCTGGCCGCGGCTGAGATTGTGATGGACGAGAACCGGGATTTGCTTCAGGCCCTGGCGTGA
- a CDS encoding pyridoxal phosphate-dependent aminotransferase, translating into MIRAVPHVAAMAPYALADLGGEGVISLAQNESAFAASPAAIAAGKRVLDQMPLYPDPEWPDLRAAVAEVHRLDPAKVLCGAGSMELITCLIRAFAGPGDRVLGTDYGYAFVSSASAQVQAEYVKARERALTVSVDDILAAVTPQTRIVFVCNPGNPTGTLIPNAEIQRLRAGLPADVLLVVDQAYAEFADAENNPAEIFALAERGDTVVMRTLSKAYGLAGARAGWGYFPPQIAGEVRKLLNPNNISIPSQVMAAAAMQDQAHMRDTVAKTAAIRDGFAAGCRALGLTVPQSHTNFVLMRFASPVQAQAADAALRAEKLLMRGMGGYGLSDCLRATISSQNVMDRALAVLKGVLT; encoded by the coding sequence ATGATCCGCGCCGTTCCGCATGTTGCCGCCATGGCGCCTTATGCGCTGGCGGATCTCGGCGGCGAGGGGGTCATTTCCCTCGCCCAGAACGAAAGCGCCTTTGCTGCCAGCCCGGCGGCGATTGCGGCAGGCAAGAGGGTGCTGGATCAGATGCCGCTTTATCCGGACCCGGAATGGCCCGATCTGCGCGCCGCGGTGGCGGAGGTACACAGGCTGGACCCGGCCAAGGTGCTGTGCGGCGCCGGTTCGATGGAGCTGATCACCTGCCTGATCCGCGCCTTTGCCGGGCCGGGCGACAGGGTCTTGGGCACCGATTACGGCTATGCCTTTGTGTCCTCGGCCTCGGCCCAGGTGCAGGCGGAGTACGTCAAGGCGCGGGAACGGGCGCTTACGGTCTCAGTCGATGACATTCTTGCCGCCGTTACGCCGCAAACCCGTATTGTCTTTGTCTGCAATCCTGGCAATCCTACCGGAACGCTGATCCCCAACGCTGAAATTCAGCGCCTGCGCGCGGGCCTGCCTGCAGATGTGCTGCTGGTGGTGGATCAGGCCTATGCCGAGTTTGCCGATGCGGAAAACAACCCTGCCGAAATCTTCGCCCTGGCAGAGCGCGGCGATACCGTGGTGATGCGCACATTGTCCAAGGCTTATGGTCTGGCAGGTGCCCGGGCAGGTTGGGGCTATTTCCCGCCTCAGATCGCGGGCGAAGTGCGCAAGCTGTTGAACCCAAACAATATCTCCATCCCGTCACAGGTGATGGCGGCAGCAGCAATGCAGGACCAGGCGCATATGCGTGATACAGTGGCCAAAACTGCCGCGATCCGTGATGGCTTTGCCGCGGGCTGCCGCGCGCTGGGGCTGACGGTGCCGCAAAGCCACACCAATTTCGTGCTGATGCGCTTTGCCTCGCCCGTGCAGGCGCAGGCAGCGGATGCGGCGCTGCGGGCGGAAAAGCTGCTGATGCGCGGCATGGGCGGCTATGGCCTCAGCGATTGCCTGCGCGCCACCATCAGCAGCCAGAACGTGATGGACCGGGCGCTGGCGGTGCTGAAAGGAGTGCTCACATGA
- a CDS encoding LysR substrate-binding domain-containing protein — protein MKNLPHLTFLRSFEAAARYLSFTSAADELNCTQSAVSNHVRSLEEFIGRPLFVRHPRSLSLTDVGEAYLPSVRHALQEIDSATQLLISQSHKREVVISCPVSLAEKWLIDVIEDFTKVHPDIDLTIHSTIWVDVETNVSDISITINHVDDVMGPAVKLWDEKLALVCSPDFRVNGAALSRPEQLMEAKLIHILGRPIYWEKIAKHYGLSGIELRGGLQTNSSNMGLEFAVNALGCVVLPKSLVRSHVEAGRLVAPFAFDLDCPWTYFATFKDKAATPSVKHFKTWLLKAAAGMEL, from the coding sequence ATGAAGAATCTCCCCCACCTGACTTTCCTGCGCTCGTTTGAGGCCGCCGCCCGCTATCTTAGCTTCACTTCGGCGGCGGATGAGCTGAACTGCACCCAGTCGGCGGTGTCGAACCACGTGCGCAGCCTGGAGGAATTCATCGGCCGGCCGTTGTTCGTACGGCACCCGCGGTCCTTGTCGCTGACGGATGTGGGCGAGGCCTATCTGCCTTCGGTCCGACACGCGCTGCAGGAGATCGATAGTGCCACCCAGCTGTTGATCTCGCAAAGCCACAAACGGGAGGTGGTGATTTCCTGCCCGGTCAGCCTGGCAGAGAAATGGCTGATCGACGTGATCGAGGATTTCACCAAGGTGCATCCCGATATCGATCTGACCATTCACAGCACCATCTGGGTGGATGTGGAGACCAACGTTTCGGACATTTCGATCACCATCAACCATGTCGATGATGTGATGGGGCCGGCGGTCAAACTGTGGGATGAAAAACTGGCGCTGGTCTGCTCCCCTGACTTCCGGGTGAATGGCGCGGCGCTGAGCAGGCCGGAGCAGCTGATGGAGGCCAAGCTGATCCACATTCTGGGCCGCCCGATCTATTGGGAGAAAATCGCCAAGCATTATGGGCTGTCCGGGATTGAACTGAGGGGCGGCTTGCAGACCAACTCCTCCAATATGGGGCTGGAATTTGCGGTCAACGCGCTTGGCTGCGTGGTTTTGCCGAAATCCCTGGTGCGGAGCCATGTGGAGGCCGGGCGGCTGGTGGCGCCCTTCGCCTTTGATCTCGACTGCCCGTGGACCTATTTCGCCACGTTCAAGGACAAGGCGGCGACGCCCTCGGTCAAGCATTTCAAGACTTGGCTGCTGAAGGCCGCGGCGGGGATGGAACTGTAG
- a CDS encoding maleate cis-trans isomerase family protein, with the protein MTHETRTRAKIGVLVPYTNTNLEPDMMLMRAPGTTVHFQRLGGYDVDEIPGSNQMAGLGVSDISHDLRMISGVRPDVVLYGCTSATLTHGPEFDKKLAQDIKAGCGALSFTAAGALVDAIKALGATKVGFSSPYLGEINTQAMDFLSQNRIATVKCADAGRELGNYGQGELTPEEVFDLARQADHPEAQAIVLSCTDMRAVEAVSRIETALDKPVVTSNQAMMFAVMRALGLPRQSNVPGRLFELL; encoded by the coding sequence ATGACTCATGAAACCCGCACCCGCGCGAAAATCGGCGTGCTGGTGCCTTACACCAACACCAATCTGGAACCGGACATGATGCTGATGCGCGCACCGGGTACCACGGTGCACTTTCAGCGCTTGGGAGGTTATGATGTGGACGAGATCCCGGGTTCCAATCAGATGGCCGGGCTTGGCGTCTCCGACATCAGCCATGATCTCAGGATGATCTCGGGCGTGCGCCCTGATGTGGTGCTTTACGGTTGCACCTCGGCAACGCTGACCCATGGGCCGGAGTTTGATAAGAAGCTGGCGCAGGACATCAAGGCAGGCTGCGGCGCGCTGTCCTTTACCGCTGCCGGGGCGCTGGTTGACGCGATCAAGGCCCTCGGCGCAACCAAAGTGGGCTTCTCCTCTCCCTACCTGGGCGAGATCAACACGCAAGCAATGGACTTCCTGTCGCAGAACCGGATTGCCACAGTGAAATGCGCCGATGCGGGGCGCGAGCTTGGCAACTACGGCCAGGGGGAGCTGACACCGGAGGAGGTATTCGACCTGGCCCGCCAGGCCGATCACCCGGAAGCCCAGGCCATTGTGCTCAGCTGCACGGACATGCGTGCGGTTGAGGCTGTCAGCCGGATCGAAACGGCGCTTGATAAACCGGTTGTCACTTCAAACCAGGCAATGATGTTTGCGGTGATGCGGGCGCTCGGGCTGCCCCGTCAAAGCAATGTGCCGGGCCGGTTGTTCGAATTGCTGTAA